In Drosophila santomea strain STO CAGO 1482 chromosome 2L, Prin_Dsan_1.1, whole genome shotgun sequence, a single window of DNA contains:
- the LOC120445319 gene encoding mucin-5AC isoform X1 encodes MKYSTGRRNILCLLGLCLLLLKTGPTEAQSKRPSRVTSSRSFGTNVKPNTSNGPSFDCPEEFGYYPHPSDCTQYYVCVFGGALLESCTGGLMYSHDLQTCDWPRNVGCELVDTSSERSPAQSQAQSQREPHAQHVPSRIRFGSAFGSQGGTQKAATVPPQYHRSPPQVIQAQVQNIPPPPPELRVSPNPVITSRGQPKPLIDSQEDIAKLYADAQESLPPVEEEESDRQQRVYRGQPSTVSQVQRDRDGIIHQASINSIPQSGKIGSYAFGTAYSENLQDDQTIELSHNRLDENRQRNRRDLSAQPTKISGKEPTAEKNHKNSNCSSDVLEHDSLIGLSVCTETSNNSNSSQERLEDNAPAASGLRKYSSKIPQLKSETAMEFDYEQIPGEDSQLMEGHGDEDDVATGESKRRPRQLRPISHTSLKWPGQNYRAIDAPPSPPISQQTGYSFGSYNPYLTPPNPVHNQPPYGNPNYNHLPGYHSYVHQQQQLASAGPLTQKKQKVAYTGYNLSLPPPSLEDDFRPIAGNYYEAAGAAQASPRSPNNLQHHSNAGDLLPYLIQQLKELKEQRKHLQSDNFAYFRLENQPVSPVPTHGVTPVPTISTTYYSPVDPSKMSQQVTPSGQYSTMGGFYNNQKPGQTPLNPNYPGKLVSQYSIASNGHGSTTESNYFQYNIVANQKMKGVFSTAPPNQIGHSAVKVTPPVTPLQVTQSINVVSAPNLAYKIPNRLQQAPLYDFSHLPVGISYANNSTIPESYQTFTKSVSTSETLLPDVPTTTPKSKLTNFQFDINEFMANLKDSDLASVNPAVNPLIKYFKELSTDDNGNTNVPNPIVGRRPVTGSTSTLNNTATTTQEAITPNPPASKNRIRPEPTPPTRSTPTTIRTLKGYENFIKGIQNQLNARNSSQSPAYSTSTTSMRMPTTTTIKSVDYYDEDYEEDEDILPPSQMPPYMPVSETMAPPRRNLATAKPNTESPGKGRINFQTGFLEATTTRRPFPSFTKLNQASAEADVPSFISFPSDIFQELKQRLPKLPESNTPQSSSKLLTTPRSVRPTAHPRPISSTTEQQSTRVRFTTIRPRIRGQQKWMTASPVHEQKEINNHTENSPVVLSSSKQSNPGGLPLNSIHAGSSPERHRDIEYQQQQPQEQQQAPTPQYQSTVRQQQPHATYRPLELSATPKPPSYANQPAYVSDYDEDINGQIEQDNAYDQPTRAPQRAEHVVIQKLDTPARHSSTLTLTTPASPPEDPTYYERITTPYAPKRGPVDYAYGSAEDYDQSERTLTGVKARPHTGTDGSDLIANVVGHTEKTTATPPTRSQNTKTTPPNTRSHARISNTTTQAVTFTQSSTITSTSTYSPTTTSKLASSKAHANKSYKQHIPDKSKTTTKASSTSHTTTTSSTPFPNYLTYSSNPFLKSKLQHVAKSLARLVSSSQPRTNFTSYPQAQNLTNSPRQSTSSESIPDKVTVPAQIIALIPPPTTTQRPLVKDSSGNNNLENVEAVFDESHTINQTVKLPKSRSFETSTSAKFLDFINAAAYGTSPSGNRLNEVPDKLVNRDISFRDKDISYESSSRKPEPLSKYFQKYVDSDVPPQSFKVPTNIGVRLPTEEMESASTTRPSKPIQYSLQSGSQGFSLRAELRERNVSDPIIARTNSFSSTTTTTSPKTLADLFQQYVDIKPTTYAPPLLIWRSGRPVIQQAHHRPTVASSSTSTSVTTTTSAPTTSKDEVESSSTSRAITASKSVAQPSRELDFLPRPNYMARSGYLKNSPNRVTANPAMNFVSPYKSLENLLHEERQHQHHHLRTTTRPRYTNAPAFPEFLQTTAKSPKNLFMTASIRNSSQDVLATMETGNARNFSVSDAILSTFSPQRPAPSMLRTTSTTSTTTTTTTTTTMKPHPLERTSTEVPTTVSAVVASSAIHISQAPKRARGRSRYTAATSNSLGDSVDEPTTYAPKLRLPGGYDPIPFPKRKPQRVQVIGNQRSLLSGPTAKQHEKYTVFKDALQAKDSALSAPNVLSNSLKHKPIENEASASDEPRAEALISKPLEARHQNGINEKETAMDYSSTEHVVSITERPTVKFLYSNKYRQQTAEHTLADSLQNSGYLTSPNGSLQKFRSANVLDQLRQFLSGSDSNSNSDESGNSQFVDEYSLPELRSAIGEIKQLYFPTDRPVTTTLKSSTSTLHPNTTPFATLSPIRSKAESVLPSLNILTANSISTERTTPSTPDFSTPITLKAPPVSLTTAPTIPTATATPSPFAPHTARASRVNNVIKSSIAAAALGPSTSTYQPPVSAGKTQKFKIGFATNNKNHQLQTSSVNQNGPAASASVKCSDSTLNAKCNEISSRNSNRNRGSAMYSNQDRDLQSTPNRGTHPPRTRPTLKPSGTIVSKAQEFVDIYRYPPTRPDPIYPQPTPDKTAAKCRKDVCLLPDCYCGGRDIPGGLNASDTPQFVLMTFDDAVNTINIDLYEELFNNKSRKNPNGCSWRGTFYLSHEWTDYGMVQDLYSQGHEMASHSVSASDHSLHRYLVRALLKGLLSTYIPCYDVRTFFTHISSALLGELPVESIPQIVLLTFDDSVNDLNKQLYTDLFEKGRVNPNGCPITATFYVSHEWTDYSQVQNLYADGHEMASHTVSHSFGEQFSQKKWTREIAGQREILAAYGGVKMSDVRGMRAPFLSVGGNKMYKMLYDSNFTYDSSMPVYENRPPSWPYTLDYKIFHDCMIPPCPTRSYPGVWQVPMVMWQDLNGGRCSMGDACSNPSDADGVTKMIMKNFERHYTTNRAPFGLFYHAAWFTQPHHKEGFIKFLDAINAMQDVWIITNWQALQWVRDPTPISRINSFQPFQCDYSDRPKRCNNPKVCNLWHKSGVRYMKTCQPCPDIYPWTGKSGIRSSRIDNEVEEPTA; translated from the exons gACCCACAGAGGCACAGAGTAAACGACCCTCACGCGTAACCAGCTCCCGCAGCTTCGGCACCAACGTCAAGCCCAACACCTCCAATGGCCCTAGTTTCGACTGCCCCGAGGAGTTCGGATACTATCCGCACCCATCGGACTGCACCCAGTACTACGTGTGCGTCTTTGGAGGAGCGCTTCTTGAGAGTTGCACTGGTGGCCTGATGTACTCGCACGACCTGCAGACCTGCGACTGGCCGCGAAACGTCGGCTGTGAGTTGGTGGACACATCCTCCGAGCGCAGCCCTGCACAAAGCCAAGCCCAGAGCCAAAGGGAACCCCATGCGCAGCACGTGCCGAGCCGAATACGCTTTGGATCCGCTTTCGGCAGTCAGGGTGGCACGCAGAAGGCGGCCACCGTGCCGCCACAGTACCATCGTTCTCCACCACAGGTAATCCAGGCGCAGGTCCAGAACATACCGCCTCCTCCACCGGAGCTGCGAGTGTCACCAAACCCGGTCATCACGTCGCGTGGCCAACCAAAACCTCTGATCGACTCCCAGGAGGACATTGCAAAG CTGTATGCCGATGCGCAGGAATCGTTGCCGCCTGTGGAAGAAGAGGAGTCCGACCGTCAGCAGAGAGTGTATCGAGGCCAACCAAGTACTGTTAGTCAAGTTCAACGCGATCGCGATGGTATTATTCACCAAGCTAGTATAAATTCTATTCCTCAAAGTGGAAAAATCGGATCTTACGCTTTTGGGACCGCCTATAG CGAAAACCTGCAGGACGACCAGACGATCGAACTGTCCCACAACCGACTTGATGAAAATAGGCAGCGCAATCGCCGCGACCTTAGTGCCCAGCCGACGAAAATTTCCGGTAAGGAACCTACAGCAGAAAAAAATCACAAGAACTCAAATTGTTCAAGCGATGTATTGGAGCATGACAGTCTAATCGGGCTCTCTGTTTGTACTGAGACTTCAAATAACTCAAACAGTTCACAAGAACGCTTAGAAGATAATGCGCCGGCAGCTAGTGGGCTGCGTAAATACTCTTCAAAAATCCCTCAGCTAAAGAGCGAAACCGCAATGGAATTCGACTACGAACAAATTCCTGGCGAAGACAGCCAGTTGATGGAAGGACATGGAGACGAGGATGATGTGGCCACGGGTGAGTCGAAGAGACGACCGCGCCAGTTGCGACCCATTTCTCATACATCATTGAAGTGGCCGGGCCAAAACTACCGCGCCATTGACGCACCCCCTTCCCCACCGATTTCTCAGCAAACGGGATACAGCTTTGGAAGCTATAATCCATACCTCACGCCACCCAATCCTGTCCATAACCAACCGCCTTACGGCAACCCCAACTATAATCACCTACCCGGCTACCACTCATACgtgcatcagcagcaacaattggcTTCCGCTGGTCCACTCACTCAGAAAAAGCAGAAAGTGGCCTACACCGGCTACAATCTGTCTTTGCCTCCACCATCGCTGGAGGATGACTTTCGTCCCATTGCGGGCAACTACTACGAAGCTGCCGGTGCAGCTCAAGCTAGTCCGCGTTCGCCTAACAACCTACAGCACCATTCTAACGCTGGCGACCTACTTCCTTATCTGATACAACAGTTGAAGGAGCTAAAAGAACAGCGCAAGCACCTTCAGAGTGATAACTTTGCGTACTTCCGATTGGAAAATCAGCCAGTGAGCCCGGTTCCCACTCATGGAGTCACACCCGTACCCACAATTAGCACCACTTACTACTCCCCAGTAGACCCGTCAAAGATGTCACAACAGGTTACACCAAGCGGTCAGTACAGCACAATGGGCGGATTCTACAACAACCAAAAACCTGGTCAAACCCCCTTAAATCCCAACTATCCCGGAAAGTTGGTATCCCAGTATAGTATTGCCTCTAACGGACATGGCAGCACGACGGAGAGCAACTACTTTCAATACAATATTGTTGCTAACCAAAAGATGAAAGGTGTCTTTAGCACCGCTCCGCCAAACCAGATCGGCCATTCTGCAGTTAAAGTTACGCCACCAGTCACGCCGCTGCAGGTGACTCAGAGTATTAACGTGGTGTCTGCCCCAAATTTGGCCTACAAAATACCTAATCGTCTGCAGCAAGCCCCACTTTATGACTTCTCACACCTTCCCGTAGGTATTAGCTACGCCAACAACAGCACTATTCCAGAATCCTACCAAACTTTCACAAAGTCTGTCAGCACATCAGAAACGCTGCTGCCAGATGTGCCCACTACAACGCCTAAGTCAAAGCTCACAAACTTTCAGTTTGACATCAACGAGTTCATGGCTAATCTTAAGGACAGCGATTTGGCCAGTGTCAACCCGGCCGTAAATCCGTTGATCAAGTATTTTAAAGAGTTAAGTACCGACGACAACGGAAATACAAATGTGCCCAATCCGATAGTTGGTCGACGCCCCGTAACTGGCAGTACCAGCACCTTGAACAACACAGCTACGACCACCCAGGAAGCCATCACGCCGAACCCACCAGCGTCCAAAAATCGGATAAGACCCGAGCCGACACCACCGACACGAAGCACTCCCACTACAATTAGGACTCTGAAAGGCTACGAAAACTTCATAAAGGGCATACAGAACCAACTCAACGCGCGAAACTCTAGCCAAAGTCCCGCCTACAGCACATCAACCACTTCTATGCGAATGCCAACCACCACGACCATCAAGAGCGTCGACTATTATGACGAGGATTACGAAGAGGATGAAGACATATTGCCTCCGTCTCAAATGCCCCCTTATATGCCAGTGTCCGAGACCATGGCCCCTCCCCGCCGAAATTTGGCTACGGCAAAGCCCAATACTGAGTCGCCAGGAAAGGGGCGAATCAACTTCCAGACGGGCTTCCTAGAGGCAACGACAACTCGACGTCCGTTCCCCAGCTTCACCAAGCTGAACCAAGCAAGTGCTGAAGCCGACGTGCCTTCATTTATCAGCTTTCCCAGTGACATCTTCCAAGAGCTAAAGCAGCGGCTGCCCAAGCTCCCAGAATCCAACACCCCACAATCCAGTTCCAAACTACTTACAACTCCACGCAGTGTGCGCCCAACAGCCCATCCAAGGCCTATCTCCTCCACCACAGAGCAGCAGTCAACTCGAGTGCGTTTTACAACAATCCGACCACGCATACGAGGACAACAAAAATGGATGACGGCTTCTCCAGTCCATGAacaaaaggaaataaataacCATACTGAAAACAGTCCCGTTGTCTTAAGCTCAAGCAAGCAAAGCAATCCGGGCGGCCTCCCACTGAACTCAATACATGCCGGCTCAAGCCCAGAAAGACACAG GGATATAGAgtaccaacagcagcagccacaggagcagcagcaagcacCTACCCCCCAGTATCAGTCAACAGTGCGCCAGCAGCAGCCCCACGCAACATACCGCCCCTTAGAGCTCTCGGCCACTCCGAAGCCCCCCTCTTACGCCAACCAGCCAGCATACGTCTCGGACTATGACGAGGATATTAATGGTCAG ATTGAGCAGGATAATGCGTACGATCAGCCCACACGTGCTCCTCAAAG GGCAGAACATGTGGTCATACAAAAACTGGATACCCCGGCCAGGCACTCGAGCACACTCACTCTAACGACGCCCGCATCCCCACCGGAAGATCCCACATACTACGAAAGGATAACTACGCCCTATGCTCCGAAGCGCGGGCCTGTCGACTACGCCTATGGGTCGGCAGAAGACTACGACCAGAGCGAGCGTACACTCACTGGAGTCAAGGCAAGGCCCCATACCGGTACGGATGGCTCTGACCTGATTGCCAATGTTGTGGGACATACCGAAAAGACCACCGCGACGCCACCAACACGATCGCAGAACACGAAGACGACTCCGCCAAATACCAGAAGCCATGCAAGGATTTCCAATACGACCACACAAGCTGTTACGTTTACACAGTCCTCAACAATAACAAGCACATCAACATATTCTCCAACGACAACATCAAAACTTGCAAG CTCGAAAGCGCATGCAAATAAGTCATATAAACAACATATTCCTGACAAGTCAAAAACAACTACAAAAGCTTCCAGTACCTCTCATACGACCACGACCAGCTCCACACCTTTCCCAAATTACCTTACTTATAGTTCAAATCCTTTTCTCAAATCGAAACTACAACACGTTGCTAAATCATTGGCAAGGCTAGTCTCAAGCAGTCAACCTAGGACAAATTTCACCAGTTACCCTCAAGCTCAGAACCTTACAAACTCTCCTCGCCAGTCCACAAGTTCGGAATCAATCCCTGATAAAGTTACCGTTCCCGCTCAAATTATTGCCCTAATTcccccacccaccaccacgCAAAGGCCCCTGGTAAAGGACAGCTCCGGTAATAACAACCTGGAGAACGTTGAGGCTGTCTTTGACGAGAGTCACACAATTAATCAGACGGTTAAACTGCCCAAGAGTCGCTCCTTTGAAACCAGCACATCGGCAAAGTTCCTAGATTTTATTAATGCCGCCGCGTATGGTACAAGCCCGAGTGGCAATCGTCTGAATGAAGTGCCAGATAAACTTGTTAACAGGGATATTTCTTTTCGAGACAAGGACATCTCGTACGAGTCGAGCTCACGGAAACCGGAGCCCCTGTCCAAATATTTTCAGAAATACGTCGATTCTGATGTGCCTCCACAAAGTTTTAAAGTTCCCACAAACATTGGAGTGCGATTGCCGACGGAAGAAATGGAAAGCGCAAGCACAACGCGACCAAGTAAGCCCATACAATATAGTCTTCAAAGTGGATCGCAAGGTTTTAGTTTGCGTGCCGAGCTAAGAGAACGTAATGTGTCGGATCCAATAATTGCAAGGACGAATAGTTTTTCCtccaccacaaccacaactAGCCCAAAAACACTGGCTGACTTATTTCAGCAGTACGTGGACATCAAACCTACAACATACGCTCCACCTCTTCTCATTTGGCGTAGTGGAAGACCAGTCATTCAACAGGCCCATCATAGACCTACAGTCGCAAGTTCCAGCACATCTACTAGTGTCACTACAACTACATCTGCTCCTACAACTTCTAAAGATGAAGTCGAATCCAGCAGCACTAGCAGGGCCATTACCGCATCAAAATCGGTGGCTCAGCCTAGCCGAGAACTAGATTTTCTACCAAGACCGAATTATATGGCACGTTCCGGTTATTTAAAAAACAGCCCAAATCGAGTAACAGCCAACCCTGCGATGAATTTTGTATCACCGTACAAAAGCCTAGAGAACTTGCTTCATGAAGAACGCCAGCACCAGCATCACCATCTGCGGACAACCACTAGACCCCGCTACACAAATGCACCTGCCTTTCCGGAGTTCCTCCAGACTACGGCGAAGTCACCAAAGAATCTCTTTATGACGGCGTCTATTAGGAACTCTAGTCAAGATGTTTTGGCCACGATGGAGACCGGAAACGCACGTAACTTCAGTGTCAGCGACGCTATACTCAGCACATTCAGTCCTCAGCGTCCTGCTCCAAGTATGCTGCGAACCACTAGCACTACCAGTAccacgacgacaacaacaacaactactacGATGAAACCACATCCCCTTGAAAGAACTTCGACTGAGGTTCCAACAACGGTTTCCGCCGTGGTCGCTTCCTCAGCCATCCACATTTCACAGGCCCCAAAGCGTGCCCGTGGGCGCTCTCGATACACGGCGGCCACTTCAAACAGTCTCGGGGACAGCGTGGACGAGCCCACGACTTATGCACCCAAGCTTAGATTGCCCGGCGGATATGATCCCATTCCGTTTCCTAAACGAAAGCCGCAACGAGTGCAAGTGATCGGCAATCAAAGGTCTTTATTGAGTGGACCAACAGCAAAGCAACATGAAAAGTATACGGTATTTAAGGACGCACTGCAAGCCAAAGATTCCGCCCTTAGCGCACCAAATGTTCTTAGCAACTCGCTGAAACATAAACCAATCGAAAATGAAGCTAGCGCTTCGGATGAGCCAAGAGCTGAGGCTTTAATTAGCAAGCCTTTGGAGGCCAGGCATCAGAATGGCATAAACGAAAAAGAAACTGCGATGGACTACAGCTCCACTGAACACGTGGTATCGATAACAGAACGTCCAACTGTCAAGTTCCTTTACTCAAACAAATACCGACAGCAAACTGCGGAGCACACTCTAGCAGACAGTCTTCAGAACTCAGGGTATTTAACATCGCCAAACGGGTCGTTACAGAAGTTCCGATCCGCCAACGTCCTTGACCAACTGAGGCAGTTTCTTTCCGGCAGtgacagcaacagcaatagcgATGAGAGCGGGAATTCCCAATTCGTTGATGAGTACTCACTGCCCGAATTAAGGTCCGCCATCGGTGAGATCAAGCAGCTTTACTTTCCCACCGACCGACCAGTAACGACCACTTTAAAATCAAGCACGTCTACGCTGCATCCTAATACCACGCCTTTTGCGACACTATCTCCAATCCGATCCAAGGCAGAATCCGTTTTGCCCTCTCTTAACATCTTGACCGCTAATTCGATTTCAACAGAAAGAACAACACCAAGCACTCCCGATTTTAGTACCCCTATAACCCTAAAAGCCCCACCAGTTTCTTTGACAACCGCCCCCACTATTCCCACCGCTACAGCTACACCCTCCCCATTTGCACCGCACACTGCGCGCGCTTCGAGGGTGAATAATGTCATTAAGTCGTCGATTGCTGCCGCTGCCCTAGGCCCTAGCACCTCAACCTATCAGCCACCAGTGTCAGCGGGTAAAACCCAAAAGTTCAAAATCGGCTTCGCTACCAACAATAAAAACCACCAACTCCAAACAAGCAGCGTCAACCAAAATGGCCCCGCAGCCTCAGCCTCGGTGAAGTGCTCCGATAGCACACTAAACGCCAAATGCAACGAGATCTCTTCAAG AAACAGCAATAGAAACCGGGGCAGTGCCATGTACAGCAATCAGGATAGAGACTTGCAATCCACGCCCAACCGCGGAACTCACCCACC aCGAACACGCCCCACGCTTAAGCCATCGGGCACAATTGTATCAAAGGCTCAAGAGTTTGTGGATATATACCGGTACCCACCGACCCGCCCCGACCCCATTTACCCACAGCCTACACCCGATAAAACGGCCGCCAAGTGCCGAAAGGACGTATGCCTTTTGCCAGACTGTTATTGCGGAGGAAGGGATATTCCTG GCGGATTGAACGCCTCAGATACTCCGCAATTTGTACTTATGACGTTTGATGATGCTGTCAACACCATTAATATTGACTTGTACGAGGAACTCTTTAATAATAAGTCGCGGAAAAATCCGAACGGCTGTTCGTGGCGCGGAACTTTTTACCTATCTCACGAGTGGACGGACTACGGCATGGTACAGGATTTGTACTCACAAGGGCATGAAATGGCTTCCCACAGCGTTTC CGCCTCTGATCACAGTCTACATCGGTATCTTGTTCGCGCTTTGCTAAAAGGGTTGCTCTCTACATATATCCCCTGCTATGATGTTCGTACTTTTTTCACCCACATTTCATCTGCATTGTTAGGCGAACTACCTGTTGAAAGCATCCCTCAGATCGTTCTCTTGACCTTTGACGATTCCGTTAATGACCTAAACAAGCAGTTATACACGGATCTGTTTGAGAAAGGTCGCGTCAATCCAAACGGCTGTCCCATCACAGCCACTTTTTACGTTTCCCACGAGTGGACTGACTACAGTCAAGTACAGAATCTTTACGCCGATGGACATGAAATGGCCTCGCATACAGTTTC CCACAGCTTTGGCGAGCAGTTCTCGCAGAAGAAGTGGACCCGTGAAATTGCCGGACAGCGAGAGATCCTTGCTGCGTACGGCGGTGTCAAGATGTCGGATGTTCGAGGCATGCGTGCTCCTTTCCTGTCGGTGGGCGGAaacaaaatgtacaaaatgcTGTACGACTCAAACTTCACCTACGACTCTTCCATGCCTGTCTACGAGAACCGACCACCCTCCTGGCCCTACACGCTCGACTACAAGATATTCCACGACTGCATGATTCCACCTTGCCCTACCCGTTCTTATCCTGGTGTTTGGCAAGTACCCATGGTTATGTGGCAGGACCTAAACGGAGGCCGCTGTTCTATGGGCGACGCTTGCTCCAACCCCAGTGATGCAGATGGAGTGACAAAGATGATTATGAAGAATTTTGAGCGCCATTACACCACAAACAG AGCACCGTTTGGGTTGTTCTACCACGCAGCATGGTTTACCCAGCCCCATCACAAGGAGGGCTTTATAAAATTCCTCGATGCCATCAATGCGATGCAAGATGTGTGGATCATAACCAACTGGCAAGCGCTACAATGGGTGCGAGACCCTACACCGATATCGCGCATTAACTCATTCCAACCATTTCAGTGCGATTATTCG GATCGACCAAAACGCTGCAACAACCCGAAAGTGTGTAATTTGTGGCACAAGTCCGGCGTCCGATACATGAAAACGTGTCAGCCCTGCCCCGACATCTACCCCTGGACTGGAAAATCTGGAATCCGATCTTCCCGAATCGATAATGAAGTTGAGGAGCCGACGGCGTAA